The following are encoded together in the Acidobacteriota bacterium genome:
- the argB gene encoding acetylglutamate kinase: MSRTVIKLGGSILINAELRQKLVAQIAALQQAGHELILVHGGGKQIAALLAKLGVESRFHDGLRITDAAARNVVQMVLAGQVGKDLVAELARVGVNAASIAGGDGQSFLAEKMNAEDGTDLGFVGRIVKTNSTLIDTMLAAGITPVVACLAMGEADKEYYNVNGDQMAASVAAGCQAETLVFVTDVGGVLDGEGKQISKLNRAGINELMTSGVASGGMRPKLRACLEGLETGVKRILIVGAAEENVLLRVLQAGEQLGTTINQ, translated from the coding sequence GTGAGCAGAACGGTCATCAAACTCGGCGGCAGCATTCTGATCAACGCAGAGCTTCGACAAAAACTGGTCGCGCAAATTGCGGCGCTTCAGCAAGCGGGGCATGAACTGATTTTGGTGCATGGCGGAGGAAAACAAATCGCCGCGCTGCTCGCGAAACTCGGCGTCGAATCGCGCTTTCACGATGGATTGCGGATCACAGATGCTGCTGCGCGCAATGTCGTGCAGATGGTTTTAGCCGGGCAAGTTGGCAAAGATTTGGTTGCGGAACTTGCGCGCGTTGGCGTCAACGCGGCCAGCATCGCGGGCGGCGACGGGCAAAGTTTTCTGGCCGAAAAGATGAACGCTGAAGATGGAACGGATTTGGGTTTCGTCGGGCGCATCGTCAAAACGAACTCGACGCTGATTGACACAATGCTTGCCGCTGGAATTACGCCAGTGGTCGCTTGCCTGGCGATGGGCGAAGCGGACAAGGAGTATTACAACGTCAACGGCGATCAAATGGCCGCCTCGGTGGCTGCGGGCTGCCAAGCGGAAACGCTGGTGTTTGTCACCGATGTCGGCGGCGTTTTGGACGGCGAAGGCAAACAAATCTCCAAACTCAACCGCGCTGGCATCAACGAATTGATGACCAGCGGCGTGGCTTCCGGCGGAATGCGTCCGAAGTTGCGCGCTTGTTTGGAAGGGCTGGAAACTGGCGTCAAACGCATTTTGATTGTCGGCGCGGCGGAAGAAAACGTACTGCTTCGCGTTTTACAAGCTGGCGAACAACTGGGAACCACGATCAATCAATAA
- a CDS encoding N-acetyltransferase: MEIIRKAKTADAVRIHELVNQYARQEQMLPRTMLSIYENIRDFHVAELDGKVVGCSGLHFTWGDMAEVRSLAVDETAGRRGIGRKLVEANIAEAVEHSLVQVYAFTYVTEFFSKLGFRVVAHDSMPRKVWMDCINCPKFNCCDEVAMVLDLVEGVHPEPFDVSQVNIPVVRIEKRA, translated from the coding sequence ATGGAAATTATTCGCAAAGCGAAAACCGCCGACGCCGTTCGGATTCATGAGTTGGTTAACCAGTACGCACGGCAGGAACAGATGCTGCCGCGCACAATGCTCAGCATTTACGAAAACATTCGCGATTTTCACGTGGCGGAATTGGACGGCAAGGTCGTCGGATGTTCTGGGCTGCATTTCACCTGGGGCGATATGGCGGAAGTTCGTTCGCTGGCGGTGGACGAAACGGCAGGCAGGCGCGGCATTGGCCGCAAACTGGTCGAAGCCAACATCGCCGAAGCGGTCGAACACAGCTTGGTTCAGGTGTACGCTTTCACGTATGTGACGGAGTTTTTCTCGAAGTTGGGTTTTCGCGTGGTCGCGCACGATTCCATGCCGCGCAAAGTCTGGATGGATTGCATCAACTGCCCGAAATTCAATTGCTGTGACGAAGTGGCAATGGTTCTTGATCTGGTCGAAGGAGTTCATCCCGAACCGTTTGATGTCAGCCAGGTGAACATTCCGGTTGTCAGAATTGAAAAGCGCGCCTGA
- a CDS encoding S9 family peptidase, which yields MKLRFAVLLSAAALTTAILWNGRIMSAQEQPPKPPVARKISKTTQIHGYSVTDDYAWLADKTKTDKDVLAYLKAEDDYADAMMAGTKLFQDALYKEMLGRIKETDENVPYRYGEYFYYTRTEQGKQYPIYCRKKGSLDAPELITLDMNEMAKGKDFLGIGAYQVSDNGNLLAFSTDTTGFRQYDLFLKDLTTGKISEKIAERVNSVAWATDNKTIFYTTEDATTKRTDKFFRHVLDSDKHDLLYEEKDELYRIFAGRTRSKGYIVVGSTSSTTTEMRYLPANTPNAELKVFLPRKTGHEYYLEHIGDKFYIRTNDKGKNFRLATTSVNDLKQENWKELIPYRKEVMLEDIDCFADHYVASERENGIPKIRITDLKTNQSHYIEFPEPVYVAYGTSNMEFNTTNFRFAYESFITPDSIFDYDVKTRHRELKKQVPVLGGYDPKLYKSERVYATAADGAKVPLSIVYKKDLKLDGKRPLLLEAYGSYGYPYDVNFSSQRLSLLDRGVVYAIGHIRGGGDLGKEWHDQGKMMTKKNTFTDFIACAEHLVKTKYTSSDRLIVTGGSAGGLLMGAVTNMRPDMFKAVVSYVPFVDVMNTMLDASLPLTVGEYLEWGNPNEKPAYDYMRSYSPYDNIEAKAYPTMLVRTSLNDSQVMYWEPAKYVAKLRAMKTDKNLLLFKVKLEPGGHGGASGRYDKLKDLAFDYAFMLGQFGITK from the coding sequence ATGAAGCTGAGATTTGCAGTCTTGCTGTCAGCCGCGGCGCTGACAACGGCAATTTTATGGAATGGAAGAATTATGTCTGCACAGGAACAACCGCCCAAACCACCGGTCGCCAGGAAAATCTCGAAAACAACGCAAATTCACGGGTACTCCGTCACGGACGATTACGCATGGTTGGCCGATAAAACCAAAACCGATAAAGACGTGCTGGCGTATTTGAAAGCCGAAGACGATTACGCCGACGCGATGATGGCGGGGACGAAGCTGTTTCAGGACGCGTTGTACAAGGAAATGCTGGGACGCATTAAGGAAACCGACGAAAACGTGCCCTACCGCTACGGCGAGTATTTTTATTACACGCGCACCGAACAGGGAAAACAGTATCCGATTTATTGCCGCAAGAAAGGCAGCCTGGACGCCCCCGAACTAATCACGCTGGACATGAACGAAATGGCCAAAGGCAAAGACTTTTTAGGCATCGGCGCTTATCAGGTCAGCGATAACGGCAACCTGCTGGCGTTTTCTACCGACACGACGGGCTTTCGGCAATACGATCTGTTCCTCAAAGATCTGACCACCGGCAAAATCAGCGAGAAAATCGCCGAGCGGGTGAACTCCGTGGCCTGGGCAACGGACAACAAAACGATTTTTTATACAACCGAAGACGCGACCACCAAACGGACGGATAAATTTTTCCGCCACGTGTTGGACAGCGACAAACACGATTTGCTGTACGAAGAAAAAGACGAACTGTATCGCATCTTCGCCGGTCGCACGCGCAGCAAAGGGTACATCGTCGTCGGCAGCACCAGTTCGACCACCACGGAAATGCGCTACCTGCCCGCAAACACTCCCAACGCGGAACTGAAAGTTTTCCTGCCGCGCAAAACAGGACACGAGTATTACCTGGAACACATCGGCGACAAGTTTTACATCCGCACCAATGACAAAGGGAAAAACTTCCGGTTGGCGACGACTTCGGTCAACGACCTGAAACAGGAAAACTGGAAGGAACTGATTCCGTATCGCAAAGAAGTCATGCTGGAAGACATTGATTGTTTCGCCGACCATTACGTCGCCAGCGAGCGCGAAAACGGCATTCCGAAAATCCGCATCACCGATCTGAAAACCAATCAATCGCATTACATTGAGTTTCCCGAACCCGTTTACGTGGCATACGGCACGTCCAACATGGAATTCAACACAACGAATTTCCGCTTCGCTTATGAATCCTTCATCACGCCGGATTCGATTTTCGATTACGACGTCAAAACCCGTCACCGCGAATTGAAAAAGCAGGTTCCGGTACTGGGCGGATACGATCCGAAGCTGTACAAGTCCGAACGGGTTTACGCAACGGCTGCGGACGGTGCGAAAGTTCCCCTTTCGATTGTCTACAAAAAAGATTTGAAGCTGGACGGCAAACGCCCGCTGCTGCTGGAAGCGTATGGTTCGTACGGCTATCCGTATGACGTGAACTTTTCATCCCAGCGGCTGAGCCTGCTGGACCGCGGTGTGGTATACGCCATCGGTCACATTCGCGGCGGAGGCGATCTGGGCAAGGAATGGCACGACCAGGGCAAGATGATGACGAAGAAAAACACTTTCACCGACTTCATCGCTTGCGCCGAACACCTGGTCAAAACCAAATACACTTCGTCTGACCGGTTGATTGTCACCGGAGGCAGCGCTGGCGGCTTATTGATGGGCGCAGTCACCAACATGCGTCCCGACATGTTCAAAGCCGTCGTGTCGTACGTTCCGTTTGTGGACGTGATGAACACGATGCTGGATGCAAGCTTGCCGCTGACAGTCGGCGAGTATCTGGAATGGGGAAACCCGAACGAAAAACCGGCTTACGATTACATGCGCAGCTATTCGCCGTATGACAACATCGAAGCCAAAGCCTACCCGACCATGCTGGTTCGCACTTCGCTCAACGATAGTCAGGTGATGTATTGGGAACCCGCCAAGTACGTCGCCAAGCTGCGCGCGATGAAAACCGACAAGAATTTGTTGTTGTTCAAAGTGAAGCTGGAACCCGGCGGTCACGGCGGCGCATCCGGGCGCTACGACAAGTTAAAAGATTTGGCGTTCGATTACGCCTTTATGCTCGGCCAGTTTGGCATCACGAAATAA
- the argC gene encoding N-acetyl-gamma-glutamyl-phosphate reductase, protein MGNRVRAIVAGATGYSGRDLIKYLLNHPQMELVGAFASRSGETTPLTTIHPQLTGLTKLNCQPFDEAEVTKLDAQVIFLGTPNEFSHEVAPTMLESGLTVVDISGAFRLKDASLYPKYYGFEHTRPDLLEKAVYGLTEFVRAELPGAKLIANPGCYPTTVIVPMKPLLDAGLIDRSQTIISDSKSGVTGAGKQPTSTTHFVEVSESFKSYNVFKHRHTPEIAQGLGIENSPTSLIFTPHLLPINRGILSTIYARLNAGVTRADVLNVWRKTFAASPFVRVFAGNSGSPQLPEIKFVANSPYCDIGCAVDEATGQLIVVSAEDNLLKGAASQALQNANLAFGFDEGAGLR, encoded by the coding sequence ATGGGCAATCGAGTGCGCGCCATTGTCGCCGGAGCAACAGGATATTCCGGGCGCGACCTGATCAAGTACTTGCTGAACCATCCGCAGATGGAATTGGTCGGAGCGTTCGCTTCGCGGTCGGGCGAAACGACGCCGCTTACCACAATTCATCCGCAACTGACCGGGCTGACAAAACTGAATTGCCAGCCGTTTGACGAAGCGGAAGTTACCAAGCTGGATGCGCAAGTCATTTTCTTGGGAACGCCAAACGAGTTTTCGCACGAGGTCGCGCCTACGATGCTGGAAAGTGGCCTGACCGTCGTAGACATCAGCGGCGCGTTTCGATTGAAAGATGCTTCGCTGTACCCCAAGTATTATGGATTTGAACACACGCGCCCCGATTTGCTGGAAAAAGCCGTGTACGGGTTGACCGAATTTGTCCGTGCGGAATTGCCTGGCGCAAAGTTGATTGCCAATCCGGGGTGTTACCCGACGACCGTAATTGTGCCGATGAAGCCATTGCTGGACGCGGGCTTGATTGATCGCAGCCAAACAATTATCAGCGATTCCAAGTCTGGCGTTACCGGCGCAGGCAAACAGCCGACCTCGACCACGCACTTTGTCGAAGTCAGCGAAAGCTTTAAGTCGTACAACGTATTCAAACATCGCCACACGCCGGAAATTGCGCAAGGCTTGGGAATCGAAAATTCGCCGACTTCGTTGATCTTCACGCCGCACTTGCTGCCGATCAATCGAGGCATTCTTTCGACGATTTACGCGCGGCTGAACGCTGGCGTCACGCGCGCCGATGTGCTGAACGTCTGGCGGAAAACCTTTGCCGCTTCGCCGTTTGTTCGCGTTTTCGCCGGAAATTCTGGAAGCCCGCAACTGCCGGAAATCAAGTTTGTCGCCAACTCGCCGTACTGCGACATTGGCTGCGCGGTGGATGAAGCGACGGGGCAACTGATTGTCGTTTCCGCCGAAGACAATTTGCTGAAAGGCGCAGCCAGTCAGGCGCTGCAAAATGCCAATCTGGCATTCGGCTTTGACGAAGGAGCGGGCTTACGGTGA
- a CDS encoding PaaI family thioesterase, whose amino-acid sequence MTTTDLEDFLQSHFPEINAFGFRVEHVEEKFVRIRLVHHSRHLRPGGTVSGPAMMTLADTAMYLAVLAMIGPVALAVTTSLNINFLRKPAPQDLIAECRLLKLGSRLAVGDVLIFSDGEADPVAQATVTYSIPPRRD is encoded by the coding sequence ATGACAACGACAGATTTGGAAGACTTCTTGCAATCGCACTTTCCCGAAATAAACGCCTTCGGATTTCGCGTCGAACACGTCGAAGAAAAGTTTGTCCGCATTCGTCTGGTTCATCATTCACGGCATCTGCGTCCGGGCGGAACGGTTTCCGGCCCGGCAATGATGACGCTGGCCGATACCGCGATGTATTTGGCCGTGTTGGCGATGATCGGCCCTGTCGCGTTGGCCGTCACCACAAGTTTGAACATCAACTTCCTGCGCAAACCCGCGCCTCAGGATTTGATCGCCGAATGCCGATTGCTGAAACTCGGTTCACGGTTGGCGGTGGGCGACGTGTTGATCTTTTCCGATGGCGAAGCCGATCCGGTAGCGCAAGCAACCGTCACCTATTCAATTCCTCCAAGGCGCGACTGA
- a CDS encoding acetylornithine/succinylornithine family transaminase — MNEFIFVYGTLRPSAAPPEMKHIVERWKSVGSGTVLGQLLDLGDYTGAVLDANTSSRIVGEAFEMPNDPAMMAELDEYEGFEPDEPETSLFCRVKANVKLASGGNRSCWMYVYNREASAQAARTGREVSKPAAAAAVAGKVQKKSSRTTKKTEKELNEQSQTTSFTLEQAQGLESQFLMQTYARNPVMLVRGKGSTLYDDKGKAYLDFISGIGVNVLGYDHPRVRRVLREQGDLLHTSNLYYHPFQGQLAAALAKAAGLARAFFCNTGTEANEGVLKLARGFHHRQGRTEQTEFVSLTNSFHGRTLGALSLTGQEKYRKPFEPLIPGVKFIDPMNSADNFAEARAAITERTAAVLVETIQGESGVVAISDEFLQAVRQRCDETGALFILDEVQCGLGRTGKLFAFENTPVKPDVLCVAKPLGLGVPLGAFIVAEKFVEGLKAGDHGTTFGGGPLACRLSLEFLQMLDEEHLMQRVTEVGNYFRKKLRRLQREIPGPIKEVRGMGLMVAAELAFSGKGVVAKMLERGFLVNCTHDTVLRFLPPYIIKKAEITAMITALAEVLVEEAKAAGGSAVA; from the coding sequence ATGAACGAATTTATCTTTGTTTACGGAACGTTGCGACCTTCGGCGGCTCCGCCGGAAATGAAACACATCGTCGAACGGTGGAAATCTGTCGGATCGGGAACTGTGCTGGGCCAACTTTTGGATTTGGGGGATTACACCGGAGCGGTGCTGGATGCCAATACGTCTTCGCGCATTGTCGGTGAAGCTTTTGAAATGCCGAACGATCCGGCGATGATGGCCGAGTTGGATGAATACGAAGGCTTTGAGCCGGACGAACCCGAAACCAGTTTGTTCTGTCGCGTTAAAGCCAATGTCAAACTGGCCAGCGGCGGCAATCGGTCTTGCTGGATGTACGTATACAACCGCGAAGCGTCGGCTCAAGCTGCACGCACGGGCCGCGAAGTCAGCAAACCAGCCGCTGCTGCAGCCGTTGCGGGCAAAGTGCAAAAGAAATCGTCTCGAACAACGAAAAAAACGGAGAAGGAATTGAACGAACAGTCCCAGACAACATCATTCACGCTTGAACAAGCTCAGGGCTTGGAATCACAGTTTTTGATGCAAACCTACGCGCGCAACCCTGTGATGCTGGTGCGCGGAAAAGGCTCGACGCTATACGACGACAAAGGTAAGGCCTACCTGGATTTCATTTCCGGCATTGGCGTCAATGTGCTGGGGTACGACCATCCGCGCGTTCGCCGTGTGCTGCGGGAACAAGGCGATTTGCTGCATACCTCGAATTTGTACTACCACCCGTTTCAAGGCCAACTGGCCGCAGCGTTGGCCAAAGCCGCCGGACTGGCGCGCGCGTTTTTCTGCAACACCGGAACCGAAGCGAACGAAGGCGTGCTGAAACTGGCGCGCGGGTTTCACCATCGGCAAGGCCGCACCGAGCAAACGGAATTTGTTTCGCTAACCAATTCGTTTCACGGACGGACGCTCGGCGCACTTTCACTCACCGGGCAGGAAAAATACCGCAAACCGTTCGAGCCGTTGATTCCCGGCGTTAAATTCATTGATCCAATGAATTCCGCGGACAATTTTGCCGAAGCGCGCGCAGCCATCACCGAACGCACCGCAGCCGTGCTGGTCGAAACCATTCAAGGCGAAAGCGGTGTCGTTGCCATCAGCGATGAATTTTTGCAGGCCGTTCGCCAACGCTGCGACGAAACCGGCGCGCTGTTTATTCTGGACGAAGTGCAGTGTGGGCTTGGAAGGACCGGAAAGTTGTTTGCGTTTGAAAATACCCCGGTCAAACCGGATGTGTTATGCGTTGCCAAACCGCTTGGGTTGGGGGTTCCGCTTGGCGCGTTCATCGTGGCGGAAAAGTTTGTCGAAGGGTTGAAAGCCGGAGATCACGGGACGACGTTTGGCGGAGGGCCGCTGGCGTGCCGCTTGAGCCTGGAGTTTTTGCAAATGCTGGACGAAGAGCATTTGATGCAGCGCGTAACGGAAGTCGGCAACTACTTCCGCAAAAAGCTGCGCCGGTTACAGCGCGAAATTCCCGGGCCGATTAAAGAAGTTCGCGGTATGGGGTTGATGGTCGCCGCCGAGCTAGCGTTTAGCGGCAAAGGCGTGGTTGCCAAGATGCTTGAGCGCGGTTTTTTGGTCAACTGCACGCACGACACTGTATTGCGCTTTTTGCCGCCGTATATCATCAAAAAAGCGGAGATTACTGCGATGATCACGGCATTGGCAGAAGTGCTGGTCGAAGAAGCAAAGGCTGCAGGGGGTTCGGCAGTCGCATAA